GAGACGCCCGCGCCGCCGTGTGTGCCGACCCAGGAGAAACGCCGCGTGGCGGCATGGGTGTGAGCGGGCCCTGGCGGCCCCGGCTCCCGCGTGGTCGTCACCGGGCCGCGGATCCAGATCTCCGGTCCCTGCCGCATGCCTGTCTGCATGCCCCTCTCCTCCCTCGTACTCTCGATCCTCATGCCAACCGGAACGATCCATGCCGGGTCCCGGAACCCTTGGGACGAGCCTGTGACACCGCGGTGACGTGAGAAACGGATGCGAGCGGACACACTCGACAGTAGGTACGACGCCGATTGAGGGGACGATGTCTCGACTCAGCCGCGAGAAGAAGCGGGAACAGAAGCAGGCCGCACACGCGGCGACCCCGGCGGCGCCGATCGACGTCCGTGTCCCCGGGGCCGGAACGGACCCGGCAGGGGCGGGGCCGGGAGCAGGCACGGGGGGTGTCTGTGACGGTGCGTCGGTCGGCGGTGTCCCCGTCTTCGCGGCCCCCGGCGAGGAGATCCAGCAGGCCGTGCTGAACCGCCTTCACCGCATCGCCCTCGCCACCGGCCATCCCGTCCTCGCCACGGTCCACGACGAGCGCATCGGCTACGTCGTGCCGCTCCAGGTCGACCCGGACGGCTCCAGCCGCTTCACCGCCGAGCCGGTCCGCACGGCCCCGCCAAAGGACGCCGTCGCCAGGGAAACTCCTGCGGCCGGCGCGGTGACGGAGCCGCCCGTTCCGCCGCCCGGACCGCCGCCGCCCGTTCCGCCGCCCGGACCGACGCCGCCAGCGCCGGAGCGGCAGCACCCGCGGGGCGACAGGGCCACGCACGTCCTGCGCCCCGTACCGGAGCCGGGCCGTGGCACGCCACCGACGTTCCCGCTGAGGGCGGTGCCCGAACCGCAGCCGGCCGATCGGCTCCCACCGACGTTCGAGCCGCGACCCGTGCCGGAGCCGCCGCAGAGCGAACCGGAAGACGCACCACCGGTCTGGCCCACGCCCCCCGACGCGCCCGAGCCGTCGGGCACGCCCACGCCGTCCGGCACGGCCACGCACTCGGGCACCTCCACGCCCCCGGGCCCGGTCACCCCTCCCGGCACCGTCGCACCCCCCACCGGCGAGTTCGGGCCGCCCCCGCTCATGGACGCCAGGCCGCTCCCCCTCCCCGGAACCGGGCCTGGAACCCACCGCAGGCGGGAGCCCGAGCCGATGTCCGAAGCGGAGCTGCTCGCGGCCGAAGCCGACGCCAAGCCGACTCCCGCCCGGGGCTTCGACGCCGTCGCGGAGGCCGTGCTCGGCGACGAACCCCTCGGCGCCCCGGGCGACCCCGCCGCACCCGCCCTCCTCGCGGAGCCGATCGCGCGGATCAACGAGGCCGTCAAGGAAGGCCGGATCGACACGGCGGCCGGACTGGCGGACCAGACCGTCGCGGAGGCGTCCGGGACGCTCGGGCCGGAGCACCCCGAGGTGCTCCGGCTGGGCGAACTCACCGCGTACATCGCCTATTTGGCGGGTGAACCGGTCCGGGCCTTCCGGCTGTCCCTCGACCTGGCCGGTGCCCGCCGCCGCACGGGCGACGCGGAGGCCGCCTACGGCAACGTGCAGAGCGCGGCCACCGCCTGGCGCGCCGTGCGCGACCCCGCGGTGGGACTGGAGCTGGGCCGGGACCTGATCGGCCTGTGGAGCGAACTCGCCGCCGAGGACGGCCCCGCAGCCGAGGAGATCGAGCAACTGGAGTCGGCCCGTGCCCGCATGGGCCGCCTGACCGAACGCGCCCGCAACCAGTAGGCGCCGTTACCGCGACAACTCCCACACCGCGTACGCGACGGCGTCGCTGTTGCGGTCGAGGGCGGTGTCGTCGATGTTGGCGGTGGTGTCGCAGGAGGAGTGGTAGCAGCGGTCGAAGGCCCGCCCGGCCGTGCCGCCCCACTTGGCCGCCTGCGCCGCCGTCTTGGTCCTGCTCGCCCCGCTGAACAGGCCGCCCACCGGCACGCCCGCGCTCTTGAAGGGCGCGTGGTCGGAGCGGCCGTCGCCCTCGGTCTCGATCTCGGTCGGG
The genomic region above belongs to Streptomyces coeruleorubidus and contains:
- a CDS encoding tetratricopeptide repeat protein, whose product is MSRLSREKKREQKQAAHAATPAAPIDVRVPGAGTDPAGAGPGAGTGGVCDGASVGGVPVFAAPGEEIQQAVLNRLHRIALATGHPVLATVHDERIGYVVPLQVDPDGSSRFTAEPVRTAPPKDAVARETPAAGAVTEPPVPPPGPPPPVPPPGPTPPAPERQHPRGDRATHVLRPVPEPGRGTPPTFPLRAVPEPQPADRLPPTFEPRPVPEPPQSEPEDAPPVWPTPPDAPEPSGTPTPSGTATHSGTSTPPGPVTPPGTVAPPTGEFGPPPLMDARPLPLPGTGPGTHRRREPEPMSEAELLAAEADAKPTPARGFDAVAEAVLGDEPLGAPGDPAAPALLAEPIARINEAVKEGRIDTAAGLADQTVAEASGTLGPEHPEVLRLGELTAYIAYLAGEPVRAFRLSLDLAGARRRTGDAEAAYGNVQSAATAWRAVRDPAVGLELGRDLIGLWSELAAEDGPAAEEIEQLESARARMGRLTERARNQ